The following are encoded in a window of Hippoglossus stenolepis isolate QCI-W04-F060 chromosome 10, HSTE1.2, whole genome shotgun sequence genomic DNA:
- the g2e3 gene encoding G2/M phase-specific E3 ubiquitin-protein ligase isoform X2: protein MFGEKVTVKELKLTVHYFCLLTSCGVYQRGQDNEGVFGFLVDDIKQEMRRSARLTCCSCKKKGACVGCYVRSCRRTVHFPCGRKKKFISQFSGLFPSYCPDHSPTQSLCVGSDLSLPQSCSVCLDTIDPVLSYSVLKCPCCHASWFHRECVQRQAHSAGLFFFRCTLCNNKESFQEEMLRMGIYIPERDASWELEANAYSELLEVYNHCDAVTCLCNDGPTHSAKTGWFEVIRCRLCGSRGTHRKCSGLKLHTRDWACSDCTQATDGKASLVASPQSAPRKSLLSKRHLSPIHSSISCKRPSLPVTAGSPEELLLALAPQLRPLTVQVEVSGYQALFAGLDLVRRPNFDPTCTLSVRFHDEKQTAFPSSLRDGQTARQYFLKLLVQQIQDSAVFEGPHGSKNLALDYQALRDDLYFDVGCLLALSLLHGGPPVSFFSRGLYQCLFNYPPNRPLTVAHMTPDAHFTRQVSRIKEAESLDSLKEAVTSSWEYLEMAGCNRPIRSLEEREALVEDLVSFSLITRMQLPLQRFREGLQTLGVFDQVQLFPSVFYGVFCEAAGRLTAQTVGQLFIINLSEQEEKLDRETPVVTFWRHLLLECEVGRSSISLQDLLLFATGAEEPPVTGLLHPPSISFLHPFSSSSPGVEEMGRSGEEEWSDGGLFPQSEPSSKHLLLPVTSSYQSFKSCMEQAISHHVHLLPAER from the exons ACTTGCTGCAGCTGTAAGAAGAAGGGGGCGTGTGTCGGCTGTTAcgtcaggagctgcaggaggacggTTCACTTCCCCTgcgggaggaagaagaagttcATCTCTCAGTTCAGTGGCCTTTTCCC GTCGTATTGTCCGGATCACAGTCCCActcagtctctgtgtgtgggctCAGACCTCAGTCTGCCTCAGTCCTGCTCCGTCTGTTTGGACACCATCGACCCCGTCCTGTCCTACTCCGTCCTCAAATGTCCGTGCTGCCACGCCAGCTGGTTCCACAGGGAGTGTGTACAG CGTCAGGCCCACAGCGCtggcctcttcttcttcagatgtaCTCTCTGTAACAACAAGGAGAGCTTCCAGGAGGAGATGCTCAGGATGGGAATCTACATCCCGGAGAG AGATGCTTCATGGGAGTTGGAGGCCAACGCATATtctgagctgctggaggttTACAACCACTGTGACGCTGTCACCTGCCTCTGCAATGACGGACCCACACACTCCGCAAAGACCGG GTGGTTTGAGGTGATTCGCTGTCGACTGTGTGGATCCAGAGGAACTCACAGGAAATGTTCGGGGCTGAAGCTGCACACCAGAGACTGGGCCTGCAGCGACTGCACACAGGCTACGGACGGGAAAG CCTCCCTGGTTGCGTCTCCTCAGAGCGCTCCAAGAAAGAGTCTGCTGTCCAAACGCCACCTGTCCCCCATCCACTCCTCCATCAGCTGTAAAAG GCCATCGTTACCGGTCACAGCTGGGTCCCCTGAGGAGCTCCTGCTGGCGTTAGCCCCTCAGCTCCGTCCACTCACTGTCCAGGTGGAGGTGAGTGGGTATCAGGCTCTGTTTGCTGGTCTGGATCTGGTCCGGAGGCCCAACTTCGACCCCACGTGCACTCTGTCTGTCAG GTTCCACGATGAGAAGCAAACTGCGTTTCCCAGCAGCCTCAGGGACGGCCAAACGGCCAGGCAGTActtcctgaagctgctggtgCAGCAGATCCAGGACTCTGCGGTGTTTGAGGGTCCACATGGATCCAAAAATCTGGCTCTGGATTATCAg GCTCTGCGTGATGACCTCTACTTTGACGTCGGCTGCCTGctggctctctctctgcttcacgGCGGTCCACCTGTCAGCTTCTTCTCCCGCGGGCTCTACCAGTGTCTGTTCAACTACCCACCAAACCGCCCCCTCACTGTCGCACACATGACCCCCGACGCACACTTCACACGCCAAGTCAGCAGG ATCAAGGAGGCGGAGTCTTTAGACAGCCTGAAGGAAGCCGTGACTTCCAGTTGGGAGTACCTGGAGATGGCTGGTTGCAACCGGCCAATCCGGAgcctggaggagagggaggcgcTGGTGGAGGATTTGGTCAGCTTCAGTTTGATCACCAGGATGCAGCTCCCACTGCAGAG GTTTCGTGAAGGTTTGCAGACGTTAGGCGTCTTTGATCAG GTGCAGCTTTTCCCGTCCGTGTTCTACGGCGTTTTCTGCGAAGCAGCGGGTCGTCTCACGGCTCAGACGGTCGGTCAACTCTTCATCATCAACTtgtcagagcaggaggagaagctggacAGGGAGACGCCCGTCGTCACCTTCTGGAGACACCTCCTGCTGGAGTGTGAAG TTGGAAGGAGCTCCATTTCCTTGCAGGACCTCCTTCTCTTTGCCACAGGAGCTGAGGAGCCTCCAGTTACCggcctcctccatcctccctccatctccttcctccaccccttcagctcctcctcaccAGGAGTGGAGGAGATGGGCAGAtcaggggaggaggagtggagtgaTGGGGGGCTCTTCCCTCAGAGCGAGCCCAGCTCCAAGCACCTCCTCCTGCCCGTCACCTCCTCCTACCAGTCCTTTAAGAGCTGCATGGAGCAGGCCATCAGCCACCACGTGCACCTCCTCCCTGCGGAGCGTTAG